A window from Intestinimonas massiliensis (ex Afouda et al. 2020) encodes these proteins:
- a CDS encoding DUF2508 family protein has translation MAEAARVFSFRRRAESEQESEKRALKEGLAQTRTLISQAYAGFNSTHDPDLIESYVFEINSLQARYSYLLRRVKEMESCGEG, from the coding sequence ATGGCGGAGGCGGCGCGGGTCTTTTCCTTCCGCAGACGGGCGGAGAGCGAGCAGGAGTCGGAGAAACGAGCCCTGAAGGAGGGACTGGCCCAGACCCGGACCCTCATCAGCCAAGCGTATGCCGGCTTCAACAGCACCCACGACCCGGACCTCATCGAATCCTATGTCTTTGAGATCAATTCGCTCCAGGCCCGGTATTCCTACCTGCTCCGGCGGGTCAAGGAGATGGAGAGCTGCGGGGAGGGGTGA
- a CDS encoding DNA gyrase/topoisomerase IV subunit B, which translates to MPKSAKQYGNESISALKGADRVRKRPGVIFGSDGLEGCEHAVFEILSNAIDEAREGHGSLITVTRYEDKSIEVEDFGRGCPVDWNEKEQKYNWELVFCELYAGGKYNTNDGDNYEYSLGLNGLGSCATQYASEYFDAVIHRDGLEYTLHFEKGENIGGLQKAPHSGKKTGSKFRWKPDLEVFTDIDIPVDYYRDVLKRQAVVNAGVTFRFRNQAGSKFETTEFRYENGIVDYVSELAGENPLTSPVFWQAERKGRDRADKPEYKVKLSVSFCFSNTVQVIEHYHNSSWLEHGGSPEKAVKSAFVSAIDGYLKAQGKYQKSESRITWNDIQDCLVLVSNNFSTQTSYENQTKKAINNKFIQDAMTEFLKSQMEVYFIENPFDAGKIAEQVLINKRSRESAEKARLNIKKKLSGSLDIANRVQKFVDCRSKDTERRELYIVEGDSALGSVKLSRDAEFQGIMPVRGKILNCLKADYAKIFKSEIITDLLKVMGCGVEVNDRHAKDMAAFDLMNLRWSKIVICTDADVDGFQIRTLILTMLYRLTPTLIQRGYVYIAESPLYEINYKEKTWFAYSDKEKNDILGGELRDKKCIINRSKGLGENEPEMMWLTTMNPATRRLIRVMPEDVTRTAQVFDLLLGDNLTGRKTHIADNGYKYLELADIS; encoded by the coding sequence ATGCCAAAAAGCGCCAAGCAGTACGGCAACGAATCCATCTCCGCCCTGAAGGGGGCCGACCGGGTCCGCAAGCGGCCCGGGGTCATCTTCGGCTCCGACGGGCTGGAGGGGTGCGAGCACGCCGTATTCGAGATTTTGTCCAACGCCATCGACGAAGCCCGGGAGGGCCACGGCAGCCTCATCACCGTTACCCGCTACGAGGACAAGTCCATCGAGGTGGAGGACTTCGGCCGGGGCTGCCCGGTGGACTGGAACGAGAAGGAGCAGAAGTACAACTGGGAGCTGGTGTTCTGCGAGCTGTACGCCGGCGGCAAATACAACACCAACGACGGCGACAACTATGAATACTCCCTGGGCCTCAACGGTCTGGGCTCCTGCGCCACCCAGTACGCCTCGGAGTACTTCGACGCCGTCATCCACCGGGACGGCCTGGAGTACACCCTCCACTTCGAGAAGGGAGAGAACATCGGCGGGCTGCAGAAGGCCCCCCACAGCGGGAAAAAGACCGGCTCGAAATTCCGCTGGAAGCCGGACCTGGAGGTCTTTACCGACATCGACATTCCGGTGGACTACTATCGGGACGTTCTCAAGCGGCAGGCGGTGGTCAACGCCGGAGTCACCTTCCGGTTCCGCAATCAGGCCGGCAGCAAGTTCGAGACCACCGAATTCCGGTATGAAAACGGCATTGTGGACTACGTCTCCGAGCTGGCGGGGGAAAATCCCCTCACCTCCCCGGTGTTCTGGCAGGCCGAGCGGAAGGGCCGGGACCGGGCGGACAAGCCGGAATATAAGGTAAAGCTGTCGGTGTCCTTCTGCTTCTCCAACACGGTGCAGGTCATTGAGCACTACCACAACTCCTCCTGGCTGGAGCACGGCGGTAGTCCGGAGAAGGCGGTGAAATCGGCCTTCGTCTCGGCCATCGACGGCTATCTGAAGGCCCAGGGCAAGTACCAGAAGAGCGAGAGCAGGATCACCTGGAACGACATCCAGGACTGCCTGGTGCTGGTCAGCAACAACTTTTCCACCCAAACCTCCTATGAAAATCAGACCAAGAAGGCCATCAACAACAAGTTCATCCAGGACGCCATGACCGAGTTCCTCAAGAGCCAGATGGAGGTCTACTTCATTGAAAACCCCTTCGACGCGGGGAAGATCGCCGAGCAGGTGCTCATCAACAAGCGCTCCCGGGAGTCGGCGGAGAAGGCCCGCCTCAACATCAAAAAGAAGCTGTCGGGCAGTCTGGACATCGCCAACCGGGTGCAGAAATTTGTGGACTGCCGCAGCAAGGACACCGAGCGACGGGAGCTCTACATCGTGGAGGGCGACTCGGCTCTGGGCAGCGTCAAGCTCTCCCGGGACGCGGAGTTCCAGGGCATCATGCCCGTCCGGGGCAAGATCCTCAACTGCCTCAAGGCCGACTACGCCAAAATCTTCAAAAGTGAGATCATCACCGACCTTCTGAAGGTCATGGGATGCGGGGTGGAGGTCAACGACCGCCACGCCAAGGACATGGCGGCCTTTGACCTGATGAACCTGCGCTGGAGCAAGATCGTCATCTGCACCGACGCCGACGTGGACGGCTTCCAGATCCGCACCCTGATTCTCACCATGCTCTACCGGCTCACCCCCACCCTGATCCAGCGGGGGTACGTCTACATTGCGGAATCCCCCCTGTACGAGATCAATTATAAGGAAAAGACCTGGTTTGCCTACTCGGACAAGGAGAAAAACGATATCCTCGGCGGGGAGCTCCGGGATAAGAAGTGCATCATCAACCGCTCCAAGGGTCTGGGTGAGAATGAGCCGGAGATGATGTGGCTGACCACCATGAATCCGGCCACCCGGCGGCTCATCCGGGTCATGCCCGAGGACGTAACCCGTACCGCCCAGGTCTTCGACCTGCTGCTGGGCGACAACCTCACCGGCCGTAAAACCCACATCGCCGACAACGGCTACAAATACCTGGAGCTGGCCGATATTTCCTGA
- a CDS encoding stalk domain-containing protein: MKKRFLSLLLALSLSLAIPSFAAGAAGPTPPTWCPAEEYAVFANSQAYKGDTWSKILSLREDAAAGNLAPTSSSSTVLYNRQRELKKSNDPGVRFELGLIDVKYALNAAAQGKAVGISSDFEMAAYYGKGDEPACYLAYLWNARSKLWTHDLTTGLEGALGHYAASVAYLFPYESFTMDQILNWGQANGVSAERLAYAKSLLFVTLDGDLVHPRSVRISADAVDTTTAQTRNQRTMVPIRRLAELMGATVDYDASSRQITIRRAADTFVMTLDRTEALRNGEPFQMDVAPYAENNRTYIPIRYIAECFGQSVEWNGGQQHVVIQEDKSVAGDSNLEAWALAMGALLNYENNPQEAHLFGGKRRFGANPVGGVVSNRLETTGPDFGRRILADSWGITDREALIAAVGTLVQSLDQTYPAWDLFRVSHLAQWGYLAGYVTYYEALELVEPAAQALCDQFSAWEAAYENYLEGWCAWSGQDAADVWQTSRGLLYREMRTTPDMARLLDDNLFQAGVVPLPG, from the coding sequence ATGAAAAAGCGATTTTTGTCCCTGCTGCTGGCTCTGTCCCTCTCCCTGGCCATTCCCTCCTTTGCCGCAGGAGCCGCCGGCCCGACGCCCCCCACCTGGTGTCCGGCAGAGGAATATGCGGTGTTTGCAAACAGCCAGGCCTACAAAGGGGATACCTGGAGCAAGATCCTCTCCCTGCGGGAGGACGCGGCGGCGGGCAATCTGGCTCCCACCAGCAGCTCCAGCACCGTGCTGTACAACCGCCAGAGGGAGCTGAAAAAATCCAACGACCCCGGCGTGCGCTTCGAGCTGGGGCTCATCGACGTGAAGTACGCCCTCAACGCCGCAGCCCAGGGGAAGGCCGTCGGGATCTCCTCCGATTTCGAGATGGCCGCCTACTACGGCAAGGGAGATGAGCCCGCCTGCTATCTGGCCTACCTCTGGAACGCCCGGTCCAAGCTGTGGACCCATGACCTGACCACCGGGCTGGAAGGAGCCCTTGGCCATTATGCGGCCTCGGTGGCATATCTCTTCCCCTACGAATCATTCACCATGGACCAGATCCTGAACTGGGGGCAGGCCAACGGCGTGTCCGCCGAGCGACTGGCCTATGCCAAAAGCCTCCTTTTCGTCACCCTGGACGGCGACCTGGTCCATCCCCGTTCCGTCCGCATCAGCGCCGACGCTGTGGACACCACCACCGCCCAGACCCGGAACCAGCGCACCATGGTCCCGATTCGTCGCCTGGCCGAGCTCATGGGAGCCACAGTGGACTATGACGCCAGCTCCCGGCAGATCACCATTCGGCGGGCCGCCGACACCTTCGTCATGACCCTGGACCGCACGGAGGCCCTGCGCAACGGCGAGCCCTTCCAGATGGATGTGGCTCCCTACGCCGAGAACAACCGCACATACATCCCCATCCGGTATATCGCCGAATGTTTCGGCCAGAGCGTGGAGTGGAACGGCGGCCAGCAGCATGTGGTCATACAGGAGGACAAGTCTGTGGCAGGCGACTCGAATCTGGAGGCCTGGGCCCTGGCCATGGGTGCGCTGCTCAACTATGAAAATAACCCCCAGGAGGCGCACCTTTTCGGCGGCAAGCGCCGCTTTGGCGCCAACCCCGTGGGGGGCGTGGTATCCAACCGGCTGGAGACCACCGGGCCCGACTTTGGCCGGCGGATCCTGGCCGATAGCTGGGGCATCACCGACCGGGAGGCCCTGATCGCTGCCGTCGGGACCCTGGTCCAGTCGCTCGACCAGACCTACCCCGCCTGGGACCTGTTCCGGGTAAGCCATCTGGCACAGTGGGGCTATCTGGCCGGTTACGTGACCTATTATGAAGCCCTGGAGCTGGTGGAGCCCGCCGCGCAGGCCCTGTGCGACCAGTTCTCTGCCTGGGAAGCGGCCTATGAAAATTATCTGGAGGGCTGGTGTGCCTGGAGCGGTCAGGACGCCGCCGACGTGTGGCAGACCAGCCGCGGCCTGCTTTATCGGGAAATGCGCACCACCCCGGATATGGCCCGCCTTCTGGACGACAATCTGTTCCAGGCCGGCGTCGTCCCCCTCCCCGGATGA
- a CDS encoding DNA gyrase subunit A translates to MAKKKKPDDEVKHRPADPNVMGLHPEVLEQPITETLEINYMPYAMSVIVSRAIPEIDGFKPSHRKLLYTMYTMKLLGGARTKSANIVGQTMKLNPHGDAAIYDTMVRLSRGYGALLHPLVDSKGNFGKVYSRDMAWAASRYTEARLDPICAELFRDIDQDTVDFTPNYDGSLMEPTLLPTTFPNLLVSSNMGIAVGMASNICGFNLGEVCDTTVAYLKNPGHDLMSTLKAPDFPTGGELLYDADELSAIYRTGRGSFKVRAKWRYVKDENLIEIYEIPYSTTAEAIMDKVAELVKTGKLREIADMRDETDLNGLKLTIDLKRGTDPDKLMQKLYRMTPLRDSFSCNFNILIAGMPRVMGVREILEEWTAWRMEGVRRRTYFVLKKREEKLHLLQGLQKILLDIDRAIRIIRETEEDAEVVPNLMIGFGIDQVQAEYVADIRLRNINKEYILRRTEETSSLEDEIADLRDLVNDPGRIKQVIIGELEAVKKKYAQPRRTGIVYEHESETAEPEADVPDYPVHIFLSREGYFKKITPASLRMSSEQKYKEGDGPFLQWEGSNRDELLVFTDRQQCYKAWLSDFDDAKASVLGDYLPTKLGFDEGESPLWAVVTGDFAGHILFFFENGKAARVELSAYQTQTKRKKLTGAYSDKSPLVTALLLKEDLEMAVTSTEGRCLIFHTASLAPKSTRATQGVNVMTLKPKYQVADARPLADTPIVNAARYRARSLPVAGALLKEEDRGEEQMTLL, encoded by the coding sequence ATGGCTAAGAAAAAGAAGCCGGACGACGAGGTCAAGCACCGCCCGGCCGATCCCAATGTGATGGGCCTGCATCCCGAGGTGCTGGAGCAGCCCATCACCGAGACCCTGGAAATCAACTACATGCCCTACGCCATGAGCGTCATCGTCTCCCGGGCCATCCCGGAGATCGACGGCTTCAAGCCCTCCCACCGCAAGCTGCTGTACACCATGTACACCATGAAGCTGCTGGGGGGCGCCCGGACCAAGAGCGCCAACATCGTGGGCCAGACCATGAAGCTCAACCCCCACGGCGACGCCGCCATCTACGACACCATGGTCCGCCTCAGCCGGGGCTACGGGGCCCTGCTGCACCCTCTGGTGGACTCCAAGGGCAACTTCGGCAAGGTCTACTCCCGGGACATGGCCTGGGCCGCCAGCCGGTACACCGAGGCCCGGCTGGACCCCATCTGCGCCGAGCTGTTCCGGGACATCGACCAGGACACGGTGGACTTCACTCCCAACTACGACGGCTCCCTGATGGAGCCCACCCTGCTGCCCACCACCTTTCCCAACCTGCTGGTGTCCTCCAACATGGGCATCGCCGTGGGCATGGCCTCCAACATCTGCGGCTTCAACCTGGGCGAGGTGTGTGACACCACCGTGGCCTACCTGAAAAACCCCGGCCACGACCTCATGTCCACCCTGAAGGCCCCCGATTTCCCCACCGGCGGCGAGCTGCTCTACGACGCAGACGAGCTGTCCGCCATCTACCGCACCGGGCGGGGGTCCTTCAAGGTCCGGGCCAAGTGGCGGTATGTGAAGGATGAGAATCTCATCGAGATCTACGAGATCCCCTACTCCACCACAGCCGAGGCCATCATGGACAAGGTGGCCGAGCTGGTCAAGACGGGCAAGCTGCGGGAAATCGCCGATATGCGGGATGAGACCGACCTGAACGGTCTGAAGCTGACCATTGATCTCAAGCGCGGCACCGATCCGGACAAGCTGATGCAGAAGCTCTACCGCATGACCCCCCTGCGGGACTCCTTCTCCTGCAACTTCAACATTCTCATCGCCGGGATGCCCCGGGTCATGGGGGTGCGAGAGATCTTGGAAGAGTGGACCGCCTGGCGCATGGAGGGCGTGCGCCGCCGGACCTATTTCGTCCTGAAAAAGCGGGAGGAAAAGCTCCACCTGCTCCAGGGCCTGCAAAAGATCCTGCTGGATATCGACCGGGCCATCCGGATCATCCGGGAGACCGAGGAGGACGCCGAGGTCGTCCCCAACCTGATGATCGGCTTCGGCATTGACCAGGTCCAGGCCGAATACGTGGCGGATATCCGCCTGCGCAACATCAACAAGGAGTATATCCTGCGGCGGACCGAGGAAACCTCTTCCTTGGAGGACGAGATCGCCGACCTGCGGGACCTGGTCAACGACCCGGGCCGCATCAAACAGGTCATCATCGGGGAACTGGAGGCCGTCAAGAAGAAGTACGCCCAGCCCCGCCGGACCGGGATCGTCTACGAGCACGAGTCCGAGACGGCGGAGCCGGAGGCCGACGTGCCCGATTACCCCGTCCACATCTTTCTCTCCCGGGAGGGCTACTTTAAAAAGATCACCCCCGCCTCCCTGCGCATGTCCTCGGAGCAGAAGTACAAGGAGGGGGACGGCCCCTTCCTCCAGTGGGAAGGGAGCAACCGGGACGAGCTGCTGGTCTTTACCGACCGCCAGCAGTGCTACAAGGCGTGGCTGTCCGACTTTGACGACGCCAAGGCCAGCGTACTGGGGGACTACCTGCCCACCAAGCTGGGCTTTGACGAGGGGGAGAGTCCCCTGTGGGCGGTGGTCACCGGCGACTTCGCCGGCCACATCCTCTTCTTCTTCGAAAACGGCAAGGCGGCCCGGGTGGAGCTGTCCGCCTATCAGACCCAGACCAAGCGAAAAAAGCTGACGGGGGCCTACTCCGACAAGAGCCCTCTGGTCACCGCCCTGCTGCTCAAGGAGGATCTGGAGATGGCCGTTACCTCCACGGAGGGCCGGTGCCTCATCTTCCACACCGCCTCCCTGGCGCCCAAATCCACCCGCGCCACCCAGGGGGTCAACGTGATGACCCTCAAGCCCAAGTATCAGGTGGCTGACGCCCGCCCCCTGGCCGACACGCCCATCGTCAACGCCGCCCGCTACCGGGCCCGCTCCCTCCCGGTGGCGGGAGCCCTGCTGAAGGAGGAGGACCGGGGCGAGGAGCAGATGACCCTGCTGTAA
- a CDS encoding YitT family protein, with the protein MKQRVYKTFTAYLWLTLASAVYALGFNWCYAPNLIGFGGITGVAQIIHSALPWAPIGTVVILLNIPLFLLGWRFIGGHLLVTSLYAMFVSSLMIDGMTALAGPFRPMEPLLACIYGGVLMGASLGVVFLQGATTGGTDLIARLLKLRLAWLPMGKLLMVIDLVVIVAVAVAFGNLNSALYGLVALYISTLVMDMVLYGLDNAKVAYIISDRHREISDAIIRDIDRGVTILHGEGAYSGAEKKVLLVAFKQRQIVAIKRLVKELDPAAFIIVCEAHEVLGDGFRDYKQNDI; encoded by the coding sequence ATGAAGCAGCGTGTATACAAGACTTTCACCGCCTATCTCTGGCTCACCCTGGCCAGCGCGGTCTACGCGCTGGGCTTCAACTGGTGCTATGCCCCCAACCTCATCGGCTTCGGCGGCATCACCGGCGTGGCTCAGATCATCCATTCGGCTCTGCCCTGGGCCCCCATCGGCACGGTGGTTATCCTGCTGAACATCCCCCTGTTCCTGCTGGGCTGGCGGTTCATCGGCGGCCACCTGCTGGTGACCAGCCTGTACGCCATGTTTGTCTCCTCCCTGATGATCGACGGCATGACCGCTCTGGCGGGTCCCTTCCGACCCATGGAGCCCCTGCTGGCCTGCATCTACGGCGGCGTGCTCATGGGCGCTTCCCTGGGTGTGGTGTTCCTTCAGGGGGCTACCACCGGGGGCACCGATCTCATCGCCCGCCTCCTGAAGCTCCGTCTGGCCTGGCTGCCCATGGGCAAGCTGCTGATGGTCATCGACCTGGTGGTCATCGTGGCGGTGGCCGTCGCCTTCGGCAACCTGAACAGCGCCCTGTACGGCCTGGTGGCCCTGTATATCTCCACGCTGGTCATGGATATGGTGCTCTACGGGCTGGACAACGCCAAGGTGGCCTACATCATCAGTGACCGCCACCGGGAGATCTCCGACGCCATCATCCGGGACATCGACCGGGGCGTCACCATCCTGCACGGGGAGGGCGCCTATTCCGGGGCGGAGAAGAAGGTGCTGCTGGTGGCCTTCAAGCAGCGGCAGATCGTGGCCATCAAGCGGCTGGTGAAGGAGCTGGACCCCGCCGCCTTCATCATCGTGTGCGAGGCCCACGAGGTCCTGGGCGACGGCTTTCGGGACTACAAGCAAAACGACATCTGA
- a CDS encoding lactate utilization protein, whose product MADLEKLKQNLQKNGFEVTHFATAAQAADYLDDQIDGKTVGVGGSITVLEMGLAERLRTHNTLHWHWTGDGDQAAAATCQVYLSSVNGAAETGELINIDGNGNRVSSGLYGHEKVYFIIGVNKVAPDYESALWRARNIAAPKNAQRLQRKTPCAAKGDRCYNCSSPERICAALVVYWKKPTSMDFEVVLVDEPLGY is encoded by the coding sequence ATGGCTGATCTGGAAAAACTGAAGCAGAACCTGCAGAAAAACGGCTTTGAAGTGACCCACTTCGCCACCGCCGCCCAGGCCGCCGACTATCTGGACGACCAGATCGACGGCAAGACGGTGGGCGTGGGCGGCTCCATCACCGTGCTGGAGATGGGCCTGGCCGAGCGGCTGCGCACCCACAATACCCTGCACTGGCACTGGACTGGGGACGGCGACCAGGCCGCCGCCGCCACCTGCCAGGTATACCTGTCCTCGGTGAACGGCGCGGCGGAGACCGGCGAGCTCATCAACATCGACGGCAACGGCAACCGGGTCTCCTCCGGACTGTACGGGCACGAGAAGGTCTACTTTATCATCGGCGTCAACAAGGTGGCTCCGGACTACGAATCGGCCCTGTGGCGGGCACGGAACATTGCCGCCCCCAAGAATGCCCAGCGCCTGCAGCGCAAGACCCCCTGCGCCGCCAAGGGAGACCGGTGCTACAACTGCTCCAGCCCGGAGCGCATCTGCGCGGCCCTGGTGGTCTATTGGAAAAAGCCCACGTCCATGGATTTTGAGGTTGTGCTGGTGGACGAGCCCCTGGGCTACTGA
- a CDS encoding CaiB/BaiF CoA transferase family protein, translated as MGALDGLKILDFSTLLPGPYATLLLADLGAEVLKVSGRDKYDLVVHWPPEIEGSGTTAAAAWLGRNKKTIFLNLKKPSAVEAVKRLILEYDILVEQFRPGVMAKLGLDYETLRGVNPRLIYCSLTGYGQTGPLSPRAGHDINYMSRSGVMASAGRKATGPVLTNMQVADVAVGSMNSVVGILAAVHHRDVTGRGQYIDVAMLDGMVPFNSMDGACFLAGAPAPERESQMLNGGEVYDFYETSDGGYMSVGSLEPKFFADLCRGLGRPEWADGRIRKADLPLVKETFRDIFRTKSRDEWTELFSHYDACVEPVLTLAEAAADAHINARGLVPDVPLPLAEGRTVRQLGCPIKLSDCPAAYRHAGYPEGWHTEAVLTGLGYTAEEIRDLSE; from the coding sequence ATGGGTGCTCTGGACGGACTCAAGATTCTGGACTTTTCCACACTTCTCCCCGGCCCCTACGCCACCCTGCTGCTGGCGGACCTGGGAGCCGAGGTCCTCAAGGTCAGCGGCCGGGACAAATACGACCTGGTGGTCCACTGGCCCCCGGAGATCGAGGGCTCCGGCACCACCGCGGCGGCGGCCTGGCTGGGTCGCAACAAAAAGACCATCTTTTTGAATTTGAAGAAGCCCTCCGCCGTAGAGGCGGTAAAGCGGCTCATTCTGGAGTATGACATCCTGGTGGAGCAGTTCCGCCCCGGCGTCATGGCCAAGCTGGGCCTGGACTATGAGACTCTCAGGGGGGTCAACCCGCGGCTCATCTACTGCTCCCTCACCGGGTACGGACAGACCGGCCCCCTGAGCCCCCGGGCCGGGCACGACATCAACTACATGTCCCGCTCGGGGGTCATGGCCTCGGCGGGCCGGAAGGCCACCGGCCCGGTGCTCACCAACATGCAGGTGGCTGATGTGGCTGTGGGCTCCATGAACAGCGTGGTGGGCATCCTGGCGGCGGTCCACCACCGGGACGTCACCGGCCGGGGCCAGTACATCGACGTGGCCATGCTGGACGGCATGGTGCCCTTCAACTCCATGGACGGCGCCTGCTTCCTGGCCGGCGCCCCCGCCCCGGAGCGGGAGAGCCAGATGCTCAACGGCGGGGAGGTCTACGACTTTTATGAGACCTCCGACGGCGGCTACATGAGCGTAGGCTCCCTGGAGCCCAAGTTTTTTGCCGACCTGTGCCGGGGGCTGGGCCGTCCTGAGTGGGCCGATGGGCGGATTCGGAAGGCCGACCTGCCCCTGGTAAAAGAGACCTTCCGGGACATCTTCCGGACCAAGAGCCGGGACGAGTGGACGGAGCTCTTCTCCCATTACGACGCCTGCGTGGAGCCGGTGCTGACGCTGGCGGAGGCGGCGGCGGACGCGCACATCAACGCCCGCGGACTGGTGCCCGACGTCCCTCTGCCCCTGGCGGAGGGCCGGACCGTGCGGCAGCTCGGCTGCCCCATCAAGCTGTCCGACTGTCCCGCCGCGTACCGTCACGCGGGGTACCCGGAGGGCTGGCACACCGAAGCGGTGCTGACCGGCCTGGGGTACACCGCAGAGGAAATTCGGGACCTGAGCGAATAG